The Populus alba chromosome 4, ASM523922v2, whole genome shotgun sequence genome contains a region encoding:
- the LOC118060360 gene encoding cytochrome P450 94C1, whose product MDFVAAFSFLFFGFTILFSMFSSLIYVWRLKPWCNCDVCKAYLSASWTKDFTNLCDWYTHLLRNSKTGTIHLHVLGNIITANPENVEHMIKTKFDNYPKGKPFSDLLGDLLGRGIFNVDGDSWKFQRKMASFELGSVSIRMYAFDLIITEIRKRLIPLLSSAAAKQEVLDLQDVFRRFSFDNICKFSFGLDPGCLELSLPVCEFASAFDAASKLSAERAIAASPMVWKIKRLLNIGSERELKEAIKKVDELAERMINQKRKEGFSNISDLLSRFMTSISDDRYLRDIVISFLLAGRDTVASGLTSFFWILSQHPEVVSAIREEIEKVTGSNQELPNFQEMLQMHYLNAAIYESLRLYPPVQFDSKFAQEDDILPDGTFVPKGTRATYHQYAMGRMDQIWGPDCLAFKPERWLKKGVFVPANPFEYTVFHAGHRICIGKELALVEMKTVALAIIRGFNTVVEDPNQVPRFIPGFTATVRGGLPVLIQEREA is encoded by the coding sequence ATGGATTTTGTAGCtgcttttagttttcttttcttcggtTTTACCATATTGTTCTCTATGTTTTCTTCCTTGATCTATGTTTGGAGGTTGAAACCATGGTGTAACTGTGATGTTTGCAAGGCCTATCTTTCTGCAAGCTGGACCAAAGACTTTACTAATCTTTGTGATTGGTATACTCACCTTCTTCGCAATTCAAAAACTGGTACTATTCATTTGCATGTTCTCGGCAACATCATCACTGCTAATCCTGAgaatgttgagcacatgatCAAGACAAAGTTTGATAACTACCCGAAAGGGAAACCTTTCTCTGATCTCTTGGGCGATCTTTTGGGTAGAGGTATTTTTAATGTTGATGGTGATTCTTGGAAGTTTCAGAGGAAAATGGCAAGCTTTGAATTAGGGAGTGTTTCGATAAGAATGTATGCTTTTGATCTCATAATCACTGAGATTCGTAAGAGGCTGATTCCCCTCTTGTCATCAGCTGCTGCTAAACAAGAAGTTTTGGATTTGCAAGATGTGTTTAGAAGATTTTCTTTCGATAACATTTGCAAATTCTCATTTGGGTTGGACCCCGGATGCCTCGAGTTATCCTTGCCTGTTTGTGAATTTGCTTCAGCTTTTGATGCCGCATCAAAGTTATCTGCTGAGCGAGCCATAGCGGCATCGCCAATGGTCTGGAAGATCAAGAGGCTACTGAACATAGGCTCCGAGAGGGAACTCAAAGAAGCAATCAAGAAGGTGGATGAGTTAGCTGAGAGAATGATAAATCAAAAGCGAAAAGAAGGTTTCTCTAATATCAGTGATTTGCTATCAAGATTCATGACATCCATCAGTGATGACAGGTACCTTCGAGACATTGTTATAAGCTTTCTCTTGGCCGGGCGAGACACAGTTGCTTCAGGCCTAACCAGTTTCTTCTGGATATTATCACAACATCCAGAAGTAGTGTCAGCAATTCGAGAGGAGATAGAAAAAGTCACGGGGTCGAATCAAGAACTTCCCAACTTTCAAGAAATGCTTCAAATGCATTACCTAAATGCTGCAATTTATGAAAGTTTGAGATTGTACCCGCCAGTACAATTTGATTCTAAGTTTGCTCAAGAGGATGATATACTTCCTGATGGTACATTTGTGCCTAAAGGGACCAGGGCAACATACCATCAATATGCAATGGGTCGAATGGATCAGATTTGGGGACCAGATTGTCTCGCTTTCAAACCTGAAAGATGGTTAAAGAAAGGGGTTTTTGTGCCCGCAAACCCTTTTGAGTATACTGTTTTCCATGCTGGGCATAGAATTTGTATAGGCAAGGAACTTGCCCTTGTGGAGATGAAAACTGTTGCTCTTGCAATAATTCGAGGGTTTAATACTGTGGTTGAGGATCCGAATCAAGTACCAAGGTTCATCCCGGGTTTTACAGCCACCGTTCGAGGTGGCTTGCCGGTTTTGATTCAAGAAAGGGAAGCCTGA